A stretch of DNA from Thermanaerosceptrum fracticalcis:
TTTCATCCATAGGGAGGAAACTTTAACCTATGCCGAACTGGCGGAGCAGTCCGATGCCCTGGCCGTCTGGATTGCCCAACAGTATCCCAATGACCGTACTCCTATTGTGGTTTATGGCCATAAAGAGAAAGAGATGCTGGTCTCTTTTTTAGCCTGTGTGAAAGCAGGACATGCTTACATACCGGTGGATGAATCCCTGCCTCCCGAGAGAATTGCGAAGATTATCACCAATGCCCAGGCCAGGCTCATTCTATCACCAGTAACCCTTCCCCAGTCTCTATGCTATGAGGGAATCAGGGTCCTGGACAGTCAAGGAAGTTATGATGGAAGACTTACGGACATCATCAAGGAATATAGGGGCAGGCGGCCTGACCCGGCCTGGGAAGTAGGAGATGAGAATAATTACTATATTATCTATACTTCAGGCAGTACGGGAGACCCTAAGGGGGTGCAGATTACCTTAAACTGTCTGAAAAGTTTTGTCAACTGGGGAAGAGAGGCCTGGTCCATCGGGGAAAATATGGTCTTTCTCAACCAGGCACCTTTTTCCTTTGACTTATCCGTCATGGATGTTTACCTGGCCCTGTCCAGCGGTAGTACCATTTGGAGTGTTGACCGCAGTATGACTCTAAATCCCCGGGAACTCTTTTACTGGCTGAAGCAGGCTCCCTTGGAAGTCTGGGTATCTACACCTTCTTTTATGGAAATGTGTCTCCTAGAACGGAGCTTTAACCGGGAGATGTTGCCGACCTTAAAAACTTTCCTCTTCTGCGGGGAGGTTTTGACTAATGAAACTGTGGAGAAACTACAGGCCAGGTTTCCCGAAGCCCGAATTTTTAACACCTATGGACCCACGGAGGCTACAGTGGCGGTAACTTCTATCCTGGTGAACCGGGAGGTTCTTGAAAAATTCCGGCCGCTGCCGGTGGGGTACTGCAAGTCCGACTGCCGGATTATGATCGCTGAT
This window harbors:
- the dltA gene encoding D-alanine--poly(phosphoribitol) ligase subunit DltA — encoded protein: MLSQISYWAATHPQRTAFIHREETLTYAELAEQSDALAVWIAQQYPNDRTPIVVYGHKEKEMLVSFLACVKAGHAYIPVDESLPPERIAKIITNAQARLILSPVTLPQSLCYEGIRVLDSQGSYDGRLTDIIKEYRGRRPDPAWEVGDENNYYIIYTSGSTGDPKGVQITLNCLKSFVNWGREAWSIGENMVFLNQAPFSFDLSVMDVYLALSSGSTIWSVDRSMTLNPRELFYWLKQAPLEVWVSTPSFMEMCLLERSFNREMLPTLKTFLFCGEVLTNETVEKLQARFPEARIFNTYGPTEATVAVTSILVNREVLEKFRPLPVGYCKSDCRIMIADEKGEPVPEGVKGEIIIQGVSVSPGYFHNPALTQKSFYLVNDREGTRRAYKTGDVGYVKEGLLFYSGRLDFQVKLHGYRIELEDIEKNLRTLPGVNNAVVVPVHKEGKCQYLAGYLVPAPGWENHQELIKNVRKELARKLPEYMIPRRFIIKESIPMTPNGKADRRALLEELTP